Proteins from a genomic interval of Pantoea deleyi:
- a CDS encoding transketolase family protein: MSNAQHLASVMVTAFIDAVNRGVDLVPVVADSTSTAKIAPFIKAFPDRLINVGIAEQTLVGTAAGLALGGKVAVTCNAAPFLVSRANEQVKVDVCYNNTNVKLFGLNAGASYGPLASTHHSLDDIAVMRGFGNIEIYAPSCPLECRQIIDYALDHVGPVYIRLDGKELPQLHDEHYRFRPGAIDELREGRDIALVAMGSTVHEVVHAAEQLAEQGISAGVIAVPSIRPCDTQQLRNLLNHYPAVITVEEHNVNGGVGSLVAEVLAEGGCGIRLLRLGIADGEYAIAGDRAATRARHGIDASSVVNHAVRLCAGE; the protein is encoded by the coding sequence ATGAGTAATGCACAACATTTAGCCAGCGTCATGGTCACGGCATTTATCGATGCCGTGAATCGCGGGGTGGATCTGGTGCCGGTGGTCGCGGACTCCACCTCAACCGCTAAAATCGCGCCCTTTATCAAGGCCTTTCCCGATCGGCTGATTAACGTCGGCATCGCCGAGCAGACGCTGGTCGGCACGGCAGCAGGCCTGGCGCTGGGCGGTAAGGTCGCGGTGACCTGTAACGCCGCGCCTTTTCTGGTTTCCCGCGCCAATGAGCAGGTAAAAGTGGACGTCTGCTACAACAACACCAACGTCAAACTGTTCGGTCTCAACGCCGGTGCCAGCTATGGCCCGCTGGCCAGCACCCACCACAGCCTTGATGACATTGCTGTGATGCGCGGCTTTGGCAACATCGAGATCTATGCGCCGTCCTGCCCGCTGGAGTGTCGTCAGATTATCGATTACGCCCTGGATCATGTCGGCCCGGTCTACATCCGTCTGGATGGCAAAGAGCTGCCGCAGCTGCATGATGAACACTACCGCTTCAGGCCGGGTGCTATCGACGAACTGCGCGAAGGCCGTGACATCGCGCTGGTGGCGATGGGCTCCACGGTTCACGAGGTGGTTCACGCCGCAGAGCAACTGGCTGAACAGGGAATTTCAGCCGGTGTGATCGCGGTTCCATCAATCCGACCCTGCGATACCCAACAGTTACGCAACCTGCTAAACCACTATCCAGCGGTGATCACCGTGGAAGAGCATAACGTCAATGGCGGTGTCGGCAGCCTGGTGGCCGAAGTGCTGGCTGAGGGCGGCTGCGGCATCCGGCTGTTACGGCTGGGCATCGCGGATGGTGAATACGCGATTGCAGGCGATCGCGCCGCTACCCGCGCCCGTCATGGCATTGATGCCAGCAGCGTGGTGAATCACGCAGTGCGCCTCTGCGCAGGAGAATAA
- a CDS encoding transketolase, translating into MNPFNLPVADLERRARAIRRRIIQLNAGSPAGGHTGADLSQVEILTALYFRILNCAADRSDDARRDIYIQSKGHAVGGYYCVLAEAGYFPTDWLATYQHADSSLPGHPVRQKTPGVELNTGALGHGLPVAVGLAIAAKKDNSSRRIFVVTGDGELAEGSNWEAALVAAHYGLDNLIIINDKNKLQLAGPTRDIMNTDPLPEKWRAFGLEVTECNGNDMAAVVSTLENLPQNGKPQVIVAHTEKGFGVSFIQSKAEWHHRVPKGEEIALALEELKDE; encoded by the coding sequence ATGAATCCTTTCAATCTCCCGGTCGCGGACCTGGAGCGCCGGGCACGCGCCATCCGCCGCCGTATTATCCAGCTTAATGCGGGCAGCCCGGCGGGCGGCCACACCGGCGCCGATCTCTCGCAGGTTGAGATCCTCACCGCACTCTATTTCCGTATTCTGAACTGTGCAGCGGATCGTAGCGATGACGCCCGGCGCGACATCTACATCCAGTCAAAAGGGCACGCGGTCGGTGGCTACTACTGCGTACTGGCCGAAGCGGGTTACTTTCCCACCGACTGGCTGGCAACCTATCAGCACGCCGACTCATCTCTGCCGGGGCATCCGGTGCGACAGAAAACGCCAGGCGTTGAGCTGAACACCGGTGCGCTGGGACACGGCCTGCCGGTGGCGGTGGGCCTCGCTATCGCGGCGAAAAAAGATAACAGTTCGCGTCGCATCTTTGTTGTCACCGGCGACGGCGAGCTGGCTGAGGGCAGCAACTGGGAAGCGGCGCTGGTGGCTGCCCATTACGGCCTCGACAACCTGATTATCATCAACGACAAAAACAAGCTGCAGCTGGCCGGGCCGACCCGCGACATCATGAATACCGATCCTTTGCCGGAAAAATGGCGCGCCTTCGGTCTGGAGGTGACGGAGTGCAACGGCAACGACATGGCCGCTGTGGTCAGCACCCTGGAAAACCTGCCGCAGAACGGCAAACCCCAGGTGATCGTCGCCCATACCGAAAAAGGCTTTGGCGTCTCCTTTATCCAGAGTAAAGCCGAATGGCATCACCGGGTGCCGAAAGGCGAAGAGATTGCACTGGCACTGGAGGAACTGAAAGATGAGTAA